A genomic window from Methanobrevibacter sp. includes:
- the thiD gene encoding bifunctional hydroxymethylpyrimidine kinase/phosphomethylpyrimidine kinase — MIVMSIAGVDPSAGAGVYADLKTFQAIGVYGTGIVTALTAQNPYKFFSTSPVSPEYIEEQIDSVMDSYEVEYIKTGMLYSPEIIELVSKKIKEYNLKAVVDPVMVATSGGDLTKEDIADAFNKYLLPHSILTTPNIAEAEKLTNMELKTKEDAIEASKKIVCNNIITGGHLDGLNTITIDGELTTIKQELIETDNLHGTGCNLSSAIVAYLAKNNNLHTSITKALDYVYEGIKNGNYGTLIAKI; from the coding sequence ATGATAGTAATGTCTATTGCGGGCGTTGATCCGTCAGCAGGTGCAGGTGTCTATGCAGATTTAAAAACATTTCAGGCAATTGGTGTTTACGGAACTGGAATCGTTACAGCACTCACAGCACAAAACCCATATAAATTCTTCTCAACATCACCTGTTTCACCAGAATATATTGAAGAGCAAATAGATTCTGTTATGGATTCATATGAAGTTGAATACATCAAAACAGGAATGCTATACTCCCCGGAAATTATTGAATTGGTTTCAAAAAAGATCAAGGAATATAATTTAAAAGCTGTAGTTGATCCAGTAATGGTTGCAACATCAGGGGGTGACCTCACCAAAGAGGACATTGCTGATGCATTCAACAAATATTTGCTTCCCCATTCAATACTTACTACACCAAATATTGCCGAAGCTGAAAAATTAACCAATATGGAACTAAAAACAAAAGAAGATGCAATTGAAGCTTCAAAAAAGATTGTCTGCAATAATATTATTACTGGCGGTCATTTAGACGGATTAAACACTATTACTATTGACGGTGAACTTACAACCATAAAACAAGAGTTAATTGAAACAGACAATTTACATGGTACTGGATGTAATTTATCTTCCGCAATTGTTGCATATCTTGCAAAAAACAATAATCTTCACACATCCATCACAAAAGCATTGGATTATGTGTATGAAGGCATAAAAAATGGGAATTATGGTACATTAATAGCTAAAATATAA
- the cofC gene encoding 2-phospho-L-lactate guanylyltransferase, whose protein sequence is MDNIYAIIPVSKFKNAKTRLSPFLSEEEREKLLKVMLQDVTDTLKKHVDKIFIISRDEDVLKYAESLKLDTILENEDSNLNKALKQAMKECKGKTRKVIIVPSDIPLIGKTNVSMLIEASKSLDFIIVPSKGGGTNMIIMKPMAIHTKFEGFSYKEHVSAAERKKLNPQVHDSFFMALDVNTAQDLGEIMIHGEHTHTRKYLKELKVKVEPFRGSERLKVTRG, encoded by the coding sequence ATGGATAATATCTACGCAATAATTCCAGTTAGCAAATTCAAAAATGCAAAAACCAGGCTTTCCCCATTCTTATCCGAAGAAGAAAGGGAAAAACTCTTAAAAGTAATGCTTCAGGATGTAACTGACACTTTAAAAAAGCATGTAGATAAAATATTCATTATTAGTAGAGATGAAGATGTTCTAAAATATGCTGAAAGCTTAAAATTAGACACCATCTTAGAAAATGAAGACTCAAACTTAAACAAAGCATTGAAACAAGCCATGAAAGAATGCAAAGGAAAAACAAGAAAAGTAATCATTGTTCCTTCTGACATTCCTTTAATTGGAAAAACAAATGTTTCAATGCTGATTGAAGCTTCAAAAAGCTTAGATTTCATTATTGTTCCATCAAAAGGTGGTGGGACCAATATGATTATCATGAAACCTATGGCAATCCACACAAAATTTGAAGGATTCAGCTATAAAGAACATGTAAGTGCTGCTGAGAGGAAAAAATTAAACCCACAAGTTCATGATTCATTCTTTATGGCATTGGATGTAAACACTGCCCAAGATTTAGGTGAAATCATGATTCACGGAGAGCATACTCATACTAGAAAATACTTGAAGGAACTTAAAGTTAAAGTAGAACCTTTCCGTGGAAGTGAACGTTTAAAAGTAACAAGAGGCTAG